The following nucleotide sequence is from Neokomagataea tanensis.
AAAGAGAACCCCTTCCGCCCGATCAGCCACCCTAGGCGAGCGTGCTTCAATGCCGGGTCATAGTACGCATTCAGGTTATCAACCCCAATGACTTCATCACCGCGATCAAGCAACGCTCGGGCAACATGAGCGCCGATGAAACCGGCGACACCAGTAACTAAAACCTTCACGGGCGAGATTTAGCGTTTATCGCTGGACCGCTAACGACATCCCCAACGCGGATATCCATTTTTTCCGTCACCCCACCCGCCAATTCAAGCGTACTCGCAACAAAACCTTGGCTGCTTAAAATAGCTTCACTGAGAGGGACCGCATTCTCTACGATTGCGTGGATGTGATGCGTGTCGTCAATAAACACTATATCCAGAGGTACCAGCGTGTTCCGCATCCACATGTCAGACCCCTGTGGGCGGGGCCATACAAAGAGCATTCCTTCGTCTTCAGGCAAATGCTGGCGGAACATCTCGCCAATTTCCTGCTGCCGCGGTGTAAAAGCCATCTCCACATGGAAAACATGCGCCTGCCCGTCATGAGACGTAATCGTCAGATCCTGTACAGGTAGCTTTGCTTGTGGCTGAGTAATCGGCTCCTCAGCATGTACCGGAGCAACAAAAAAGCTTGCTCCTAAAATTCCGGCAAAAACTGGAAAAATCTTTGAAATACCCATGCTCGTATTCCTTTTTATTGCGGAGCTTCTGCTGGGAAAAAAGGATTGTGCTTTCGCTCTTCCCCGATTGTGGTCGGCATACCATGACCACAGTAAATGATCATCTCATCAGGAAGCGAAAAAAGCTCCGTACGGATCGCTTTTACCAATCCTTCAGCATCCCCATACGCAAAGTCTGTCCGCCCGACCGTTTGGCGAAAAAGAGTATCCCCAACAAAAGCGCAGCCTTCAGCAGTATTTACAAAAACAATATGGCCAGGCGTATGACCAGGCACGTGCCTAACTTCGAATGTCTCACCTAAAAAAGTGAGCCTATTCCCCGCCTCAAGATATTTGTCGGGCTCAACATTGCGCATCCCCTGCAATCCAAACGCTGCCGCCTGATCACAAATCGTGCCCAGCAAAAATGCATCTCGTATGTCTGGCCCCAAAATGGGCACTGCTTCACCTTGTCGGGCAGTCAGTGCTTCCTTCAGCTCATCCGCACCACCTGCATGGTCTAAATGCCCATGTGTCAAGAGTATGGCTTCAACGTGCATCCCACCCAGAGTAGACACGATATCACCTACGTCTCCTCCCGGATCAATTACAACAGCACGCCCGCTGTCAGCAGAAACGACCATACAGTTTTGCCGAAAAGGCGTAACAGGAACTCTTTGATATTTCAGCCTACCCATCCTGAGACTCCTCTCCGAACCATTATCCCACGTCAAAACATACAGCACCGCTCAAAGCGCAGGATGCAGAGCCCTATAACACAAAGTACGATTGACCACTTATACCCAGATGATCATTGTGCATGGTCCTCTCATAATCATATGGAGTCCTACCATGAGCCGCATTCTTCGCACTGAACCCAACCCCGTCATGTCTAAAGCCGTCGAGTACCATGGCTTCATTTTCACACAAGGCGTTGTAGCCCGTGATTTATCTTTGGATGTCACAGCGCAGACAAAAGATATTTTCGAGCAAATCGATGCCCTTCTAGAAACACACGGCACAGACAACACCCGTATTCTCCAAGCGCAAATCTGGCTGAAAGACATCGCTGACCGCGATGCGTTCAACACTTTGTGGACAGCTTGGGTACCTGAAGGACAAGCCCCAGCACGCGCATGCGTTCAAGCCGTACTCGCAGATCCGCGTATGCTTGTCGAAGTGATGCTCATCACAACGAAATAAGTCATTTTTTGCCCCTGACAATTAAGGCACAAAAAAGGCGCAAACGCTAATTTTGAGGTTTTTTGTAAAACAACAAAAATTTAGCGTTGCGCTTTGCATTATTCACTTGCCAGGGTTGCAAACAGATTGTTACCTGCCTGTCACTGAAACAACACACGCAACCAAACTAGGACGACGAATCCGTGCCGACGATGCTACGCCGCCCCAAGACCCTGCTTTCAGCGTTCGTGTTTGCTGCATTAGCAGTGTTTTCCGGCCAAGCTTCGGCACACGCTACTCATCACCACTCTGCCAGCCACCATCATGGTCATTCCCATGCTAAACGCTTGGCTTTTGCTCATTACCGTGGTGGTAGTCACGTCCTACAATGCGTTGCCTTCGCCAAAACAGCCTCTGAAGTTCAGTTACACGGCAATGCGCGCGACTGGTGGTATAACGCTGCTGGACGTTACGCACGCGGCCATGCCCCATCAGCGGGTTCTGTGCTGAACTTCCGCGGAATCCGCCGCATGCCTCTCGGCCATGTTGCGGTCGTTCGTGAAATTGCAAACAGCCGTACAATTTTCATCGACCAATCACATTGGGCCGCAAACGGAATCGCTCGACACGTTCGCGTGGTTGACGTCTCACCGCGTAATGACTGGAGCGCGGTACGCGTTGCGCTCAACGGCAACCAAGGCCGCCTAGGCAGCATCTATCCGACATACGGCTTTATCTACCCACACGCAGCACCAGACGAAGTTCCAATGCTCGCGCACGAAACACACGCCGCACCGCACGGCTCGGAAGTCGCCTCCGCACCGAGCGACTCCATCGATACAGACGCTCCGAACCGCTCTGTTCGCTGAAGCGGCTCGACACAATCTTTCTCGATTTAACGCAAACAAGCCGCTCTGTCAGTTCAGACAGGGCGGCTTGTTTTATGATACGGGTGATTGGTTGCTATCGCCTGAGCCCGAAAAACCTGCTCAGCAAGCATGATGCGCACAAGCATGTGTGGCCATGTCATGGCCCCAAAGGACATTACGGCATCGGCCCTTTCAAGCACGCTGCGTTCTAGCCCTTCAGCCCCACCTATAACAAAATGGATCGGCCTTCCGCTTTCCTGCCAAGACGTTAGTGCCTTTGAAAAAGACGGGCTATCAAACAAACGCCCTCCTTCATCAAGCACCACAACAAAAGCATTGTCAGGGCAGGCTGCAAGCAGCAGTTCAGCTTCCCGGCGCTTTTGCTCAATAACCGAACCGCGCGCCGCAGGCACCTCCTGTACTAACAGCGCAGGCCGAAGCCGGGCCGCATAACGCTCAAACAGCGCAAGCTCAGGCCCAGCTTTTAACTTACCAACCGCAACGAGCTTCATTTTAGGAAGCCTCGCCGTCCTTTCCTACGGGAAGCTCTGCTTCAACCGCATCAAGATCAGAGCCCCACATTTTTTCAAGGCCATACATTTCCCGGCTTTCGGGCTTAAACAAATGAACAACGACGTAGCCTGCATCAAGCAGAACCCAGTCGCTTCCATTCGCACCCTCAACCAGAATACGCTTGAAGCCAATTTCTGCCAGCTTCTTGTCGATGTGATGCGCCATTGCGGCGATCTGACGATCAACAAAACCTGTCGCAATAACCATGCGATCTGCGAAGTTCGCACGACCCGTTAAATCGATGGTGACAATATCTTCTGCCTTATCTTCTTCTAGGCTTTCGATAATGACCCCAAGCATCTTCGTTAGTGTGTCAGGCTCGACTGCCTCAACACGCTGAGCGTTTTTTTGCGGACCTGCCGCGACAGCTTTTTTGCGGGCTGTTGAAGCTTTCTTCGGTGCAGCTCCGTTCAGGTCGGTATCGTGTTCAGATGACGTTGTGATAACTTTTACTCCTCGTCCGGATCCGGGCATACCTGCCCGGATTCACGTAATGCTGTAGCTGATATATCGTTCTGCGGCGCAGAAAGGAACGACCAACCGCACGCATCTGGCTGAGATAGCAATTTTGCCTGCCGAAAAGGCTTACGTTTATGCCGCAAAACCGACGCGGCTGGCCCATGTAAGGCTGAACCAAAACTTCCAGGCCGTGGCACAACTGCAACGGGAATTCGCTCTGCCAAACGACGCCAATCCCGCCAACGGTGAAATTGGGCCAATCCGTCCGCCCCCATGATCCATACAAAAGAAACATGAGGAAAACGGCGCTGCAGCTCCACCACTGTTTTGTAAGTGTATCTCTGGCCTAACCTGGATTCGATATCCGTAACACGTATCCGCCGTCCGTCAGCCAAACGCCGCGCAGATGCCAAACGCGCCGAAAAAGACGCCATTCCGTCGCGTGGCTTCAACGGATTACCGGGTGAAACCATTAGCCAGACCTGATCCAGCCCCAAGGCCTTCAAAGCGCATTTGGCAACCTCGATATGGCCATAATGCGCCGGATTGAATGAGCCTCCCAAAAGGCCCACTTTGACCCGGCGACCATCACCATATTTTGGGAGCCCGCTCAGCCGCGCACCTGTCCGTTACCGCGCACTTCGTACCGGTAGCACGTCAATTGCTCCAAACCGACAGGGCCTCGGGCGTGCATACGCCCCGTGGCAATGCCAATTTCCGCACCAAAGCCAAACTCACCACCATCACAAAACTGCGTGGAGGCATTCCACATCACCACAGCGCTTTCCGTTCCGTTCAGAAATGTCTCTGCGGCATTGGCATCTTCAGTAATGATAGCCTCAGTGTGGCTGCTGCCGTGGCGCGCTATGTGCTCTAGGGCAGACTCCACACCATCAACAACAGCAACGGACAGAACCGAATCCAGCCATTCAGTATGGAAATCATCTGCTGTAGCTTTAGGCAACGATGGTACGATGGATCGTGCACGATCATCCGCCCGGAACGAACACCCCTTGGCTGTCAGATCCTGAACCAAAAGCGGCAAAATCTCTGGAGCAATCGCTGCATCGATCAGAACCGTCTCAGTCGCACCGCAAACACCTGTGCGCCTCAACTTGGCATCCAGAAGCACCTTCCGCGCCATCGCGAAATCCGCACCCGCGTGAATGTAAGTGTGACAAAGCCCCTCGGCATGAGCAAGCACAGGTACGCGAGCCTCACGCTGAACACGTTCAACGAGAGATTTACCACCACGCGGAATAATCAAATCTACACTACCCGCCGCCTGCAAAAGCGCACCAACGAGTGCTCGATCTGCGCTTGGCATGATTTGCACACACGCCGAATCTAAACCCGCCTGCTGCAGTCCGTGTTCAATAGCTGTCTGAATGGCTCGTGCTGAGTGTAAGCTTTCGCCTCCCCTCGTAAGACAACGGCGTTGCCTGATTTTATGCACAATGCCGCAGCGTCCGCCCCAACATTTGGGCGGCTTTCATAAATCATGCCGATCACGCCAATGGGGGCCGCGACACGCCGCATGTTAAGGCCATTTGGCTGCACCCACTCGTGCAGAACTCGCCCCACAGGGTCCGGCAGCTTGGCCACGTCCTCCAGCCCAGTCGCCATGGCATCCACACGCTCAGCCGTCAGCGTCAAACGATCCCGAAATGCAGCATTTCTGTCAGCACTCAGTCCGGCCAAATCACGCTGGTTTGCCGCAACGATCTCTGCTGAATGCACTCGCAACGCCTGCGCCGCCGCCGTTAATGCACTATTGCGCACTTCGGTACTTGCACGTGCCAAAGACCGGGCAGCACGACGCGCCCGGTCCGTCAGCTCCTGCAAAACAGCAGAAGCATCATTTTCAACGTCAGACATTGAAGCGGAACAGAAGGACATCACCATCCTCAACGACGTATTCTTTGCCTTCAATGCGGAGCTTGCCGTTTTCTTTCGCGCCTGCTTCACCCTTGAAGTTCACATAATCATTATACGCGACTGTTTCACAGGCAATAAACCCACGCTCAAAATCGTTGTGGATCACAGCTGCCGCCTGCGGTGCACGCGTGCCTTCCGTGATGGTCCAAGCCCGCGCTTCCTTAGGTCCAACCGTGAAATATGTTTTCAGACCCAGTAGCTTGTAACCAGCCGCAATGACACGGTCCAAACCACTATCATGCAGCCCAAGCCCTTCAAGAAAGTCACCACGATCTTCGTGAGGTAATTGGCTAACCTCAGCCTCAATCGCTGCGGATACAATCACCATGGCCGCACCCTCGGCTTCAGCCCGCTTGCGCACCGATTCCGAATGCTTGTTGCCCTCTGACGCAGCAGATTCTTCGACATTACACACATAAAGAACAGGCTTCGTGGTCAGCAACTGTAAGCGCGCCGCCTCCTTTTCCTGTCCTTCCGGTACAGCGGTGCGCGCTGGGCGGCCGTCACGCAAAGCAACAATCAGTGGCTCCATCAGCTCAAGCTGAGCCTGAGCTTCACGGTCATTACCGCGTGCACGCTTCTGCAAATTCGTCTGGCGCTTTTCCAAGCTCTCCAGATCTGCAAGCATCAGCTCTGTTTCAATGATTTCAGCATCGCGGACCGGATCAACACCACCTTCTACGTGCGTGATGTCATCATCTTCAAAACACCGCAAAACATGAATAATCGCGTCCACTTCGCGGATATTCGCCAGGAATTGATTGCCCAACCCTTCGCCCCGTGAAGCGCCACGTACCAAACCAGCAATATCAACAAACTCAAGACTTGTCGGAATTGAACGCTGCGACCCACCGATTTGCGTCAAAACATCTAACCGCTTGTCTGGCACGGCGACACGGCCTGTATTCGGCTCGATTGTACAAAATGGATAGTTCGCTGCTTGTGCCGCTGCCGTTTCGGTCAGAGCATTGAACAACGTAGACTTACCAACGTTAGGCAGACCAACAATGCCGCAATTGAAACCCATTTTATACTCCCGTTACGTCAACGCAGCTTAGGCTACGGCTATGCAAAATATAATCGTTGCCTTCTGTTCGCAGAAACCGACGTAACGGACAACCATCGGGGCACAAAAACCCCGATGATCTTTAGAAAAAACGTCGATTACAGCGCGGCAATCTTGTCTTTAGCAGCTGCAAGAATAGCATCACGATTAGCTCCGCCGTTCCGCGCAAGGCCTTCCGCTATGATCGCTGTTACTTCTTGGCCCAAAGAAGCAAACACCGCCTTAAGGTAGGATGTTTCGTGCTCGAAGGCAGCAGCAGGCGTATTCTCTTCGTAAATACCGCCACGCGTCGCGACGATCACGATTTTCTTTTGCCCGATCAATCCTTCAATGCCCGTAGGCACATAGCGGAATGTACGTCCCGCAATCATCAAGCGGTCAATCCATGACTTCAACTGGGATGGAACACCGAAATTATACAAAGGAGCCGCGATGACAACGATGTCCGCTGCCTCAAATTCTGCCAATACTTCAGCGGATTGCACGTGCTCATCACGGCGCGGTGCATCTGCAGGAATATCTTTTCCGAACTGGGAAAATAACTCCATATCAAGATGCGGTAGCGGCTGTGCGACCAGATCACGATGTGTCACTTCCAAATTGGCCTCTTTAGCTCGGAAGTGCGCGACAACATCAGCCGTCAAAGCTCGGCCCGTTGAGTGATCGCCTAAAATACTGGAATCAATGTGCAAAAGTTTAGTCATGACGATCTATGTCCATAAGTTCGAATTTTACCGAACTTTAGATAACATACGCTTCAGCCCATTTTGCAAGTGATGAAAATTGGAAAAGAAAGAAGCCCGCTGACTCTTCCCTTGCGCTCTGCCACCTTTTTCCGCTCAAAATAATCTTATGACAGATTTACGCATTGGCATCGCAGGCATCACTGGCCGCCTTGGCTCCCTCTGTGCAGAAGAGGCTGGAACTGCTCTTTCTGGGGGTACTTCCCGTCATCCGGTGCCGGAAAAAAATATTACATCCTCACCAGACGAACTCGCCAAACGCTCAGATGTGATCATCGATGTAAGCAATGCAGCCACGATTGCAGAACATGCCAAATGCTTTAGTCAAAATAATTGCGCATGGGTCATTGGCACAACAGGCCTCGACAACGCGGCGCAAGATGCCATCAAAGAAGCCTCAACCCGGATCCCAGTTCTTCAAGCAGCAAATTTTTCGCCTGCTCTTACTGTTTTCCTTGATCTGGCACGTCAAATTAGTGCCGCTCTTCCCAGTTATGATGCTGAAATTGTAGAGACACACCACCGCCAAAAACTTGACGCACCTTCCGGCACAGCCCTCGCTATCGGAGAGGCCGTCGCACAAGGACGCGGATTGTCTTTAAAAGACGTAGCACGCACGGACCAAAATGGCCGCCGCCCGGACAATGCCATTGGCTTTGCATCTCTCCGTGGCGGGCAAGTTATTGGTGCGCATGATTTACTGCTCTTAGCTGCGGATGAAGAAATTACTTTGTCACATCGCGCGCTCGATCGTCGTGTTTTTGCACGAGGAGCACTGCACGCCGCACGCTGGTTAGCCACTAAAAAACCAGGCCTCTACAGCATGGCAGACACACTGAAAAACGAATAATTGATACAAAATACCGGCAAAGGCCCCTAGAGGGCCCTTGTCCTTATTATCACAGCACAGAAAAAATACGTTCCTGCACACCGCAGGACTTGACCTAGCGACGCAATTCCGTCAAGTGGTCCCATTCCGAAATACCGTTACCACAAATCTCGGCTTGTTTAGCGCCGAAATGGATGGTGCGGCCCTTTTCACCACTCATTCCCTGCGAGGTCCCTGAGTGCGCAATTACGGCGATTTCCTCTTTACATCTGAGTCCGTTTCCGAAGGTCACCCTGATAAGGTTGCTGACCGCATTTCGGATACCGTTCTGGATGCTTATCTTGAAGCAGACCCAGAAGCACGCGTTGCTTGCGAAACCATGGTTACTACCAACCGCGTTGTGCTGGCTGGTGAAGTGCGCGGCCCGAAATCTGTCGAGGACACGCTGATCGATCGCGCACGCGAAGCCATTAAAGACATTGGCTACGATCAGGAAGGCTTCTCTTGGAAGCACGCTGACATCACGTCCTACCTGCATGCTCAGTCCGCTGACATCGCCCAAGGCGTAGACAGCGCCGACAACAAAGACGAAGGTGCCGGCGACCAAGGCATTATGTTCGGCTTCGCAACACGCGAAACAGAACAGCTCATGCCAGCGCCCCTGTTCTACGCACAGACTATTCTGGAGCGCGTCCGTGACTACCGCAAAAACGGTGACGCACGTGGCGTAGGCCTTCTGCCGGACGCTAAGAGCCAGGTCACACTGCGCTACGTCGATGGTAAGCCCGTCGGTGCAACCTCCGTCGTAATCTCGACACAGCACGTCGAAGGCATGAGCCAACACACCATCCGCGAAACACTACGCGATGTCGTGCGTGAAGTTCTGCCAGAAGGCTGGATGTGCCCGGAAGACGAATTCTACGTAAACCCAACAGGCAACTTCGTCATCGGCGGCCCCGATGGTGATGCTGGTCTGACAGGCCGTAAAATTATTGTGGACACATATGGCGGTGCAGCTCCGCACGGTGGCGGCGCGTTCTCCGGCAAAGATCCAACGAAGGTCGACCGCTCTGCAGCCTACGCAGCGCGTTACCTTGCTAAGAACGTTGTCGCTGCGAACCTAGCAGATCGCTGCACAATCCAGCTCAGCTACGCAATTGGTGTTTCAAAGCCACTTTCTGTGTATGTTGATCTCGACAATACCGGCAAAGACATTGACGAAGCACGCCTCGGCGCCATCCTCAATGAACTGGTTGACCTGTCGCCACGCGGTATCCGTAAACACCTACGCCTGAACCGTCCAATCTACACGCCAACATCAGCTTATGGCCACTTCGGCCGTACACCTGACGCAGCACTGGACAACTTCACGTGGGAACAGGCTGATCTCGTCGACGCACTGCGCAACGCTTTCAATCGGTAATTCCCCCTGACTACGTCTCTTAAATCTCAACCGGAGCGCCTCTACGGCCGTCAACGCGGCCACCCGCTCCGGGCCCGTCAGCAGCGACTGCTTGATGTGTCGCTGCCTCGGCTATCCTTGGCTACGCCAGAGAATCCTGCCTCTACATTTGGAGATGGCATTTCTGGCGTTTTCCTTGAAATCGGCTTTGGCGGCGGCGAGCACGCGCTCGACCAACACAGGCTTAACCCCGACGTTGGCTATATCGCTTCGGAAGTCTTCGAGAACGGCTTGTGTTCGCTCCTTTCTCGTCTAGTTCCCGAAGGTGAGGAAGAGACCGCTTCTCCCCCAAGAATTTTCGTCTTTGGGCGGAAGATGCCCGGCTACTTCTGAAAAGCCTGCCGGAAAACAGTCTCGACCGCGCTTATTTAATGTTTCCGGACCCTTGGCCAAAAGCACGTCACGCTAAGCGCCGCTTCGTCCACCCGGAAAATATCGCGCTTCTGGCACGTGCTCTCAAACCGGGAGCCGTATGGCGGGTTGCGAGTGATCACCCCGTTTATCAAGAATGGGTTGAAGAGGTCATGAAAGCACAAGACCTTTTCGATACGCCGCCTTACACCACAGAACGGCCTGAAGGCTGGTCACCCACCCGATACGAAAGCAAAGCTTTCCGGGAAGGTCGCCAACCATTTTATTGGACATTTACAAGGCGCAACTAATACTGGTGCGTCGACTTGGTTTTCATTTTATTGATTCAAGCAGAGGCCCAAACTCATGACAGAGATCGAACGCGACGAAATGGAATTTGACGTGGTGGTTGTAGGAGGTGGACCAGCCGGTCTATCAGCCGCCATACACCTCAAGCAAATTTCTCCCGACCTCAATGTCTGCTTGATCGAAAAAGGAAGCGAGATCGGCGCACATATTGTGTCCGGGGCCGTTATCGAGCCCCGCTCCCTTGAAGAACTGCTGCCGAACTGGCGCGAAACAAACGCCCCCCTGCGTACGGAAGTCTCAGAAGAACAAGTCCTTTTCCTGACGGAAAAGCGGGCCTTCCCAATTCCTGGCCTTAATCTTGTCATGCCACACATGGCAAACCACGGAAATTACGTTGTTTCCTTGGGCGAAGTATGCCGCTGGCTGGGCGAGCAAGCCGAGGCTTTGGGTGTTGAAATTTACCCCGGATTCTCCGGCGCCCAACTACACATAGAAGACGGATGCGTCACTGGAATCATCACCGGCGATATGGGCATTGAGCGCGACGGCTCTCAAGGTCCAAATTTCACACCTGGTATGATCCTGCGTGCGCGCCAAACCATTCTTACCGAAGGGACGCGTGGGTCCTTGTCAGCCCACGCCATGCAACATTTCAACCTGCGCGATGGTGTTGAGACACAAACATACGGCCTAGGCATTAAAGAAGTCTGGGAGATCCCCGAGGAAAACCACCGCCCGGGCTTTGTACAACACAGCTTCGGTTGGCCACTAGATAACAGCACCTATGGCGGTGCGTGGCTTTACCATTTCGGCAAAAACCTTGTCAGCTATGGCTTCGTCACAGGGCTGGACTACCAAAACCCCCATCTCTCTCCCTTCGA
It contains:
- a CDS encoding DUF192 domain-containing protein, with amino-acid sequence MGISKIFPVFAGILGASFFVAPVHAEEPITQPQAKLPVQDLTITSHDGQAHVFHVEMAFTPRQQEIGEMFRQHLPEDEGMLFVWPRPQGSDMWMRNTLVPLDIVFIDDTHHIHAIVENAVPLSEAILSSQGFVASTLELAGGVTEKMDIRVGDVVSGPAINAKSRP
- a CDS encoding MBL fold metallo-hydrolase, translated to MVVSADSGRAVVIDPGGDVGDIVSTLGGMHVEAILLTHGHLDHAGGADELKEALTARQGEAVPILGPDIRDAFLLGTICDQAAAFGLQGMRNVEPDKYLEAGNRLTFLGETFEVRHVPGHTPGHIVFVNTAEGCAFVGDTLFRQTVGRTDFAYGDAEGLVKAIRTELFSLPDEMIIYCGHGMPTTIGEERKHNPFFPAEAPQ
- a CDS encoding RidA family protein, whose amino-acid sequence is MSRILRTEPNPVMSKAVEYHGFIFTQGVVARDLSLDVTAQTKDIFEQIDALLETHGTDNTRILQAQIWLKDIADRDAFNTLWTAWVPEGQAPARACVQAVLADPRMLVEVMLITTK
- a CDS encoding CHAP domain-containing protein; translation: MLRRPKTLLSAFVFAALAVFSGQASAHATHHHSASHHHGHSHAKRLAFAHYRGGSHVLQCVAFAKTASEVQLHGNARDWWYNAAGRYARGHAPSAGSVLNFRGIRRMPLGHVAVVREIANSRTIFIDQSHWAANGIARHVRVVDVSPRNDWSAVRVALNGNQGRLGSIYPTYGFIYPHAAPDEVPMLAHETHAAPHGSEVASAPSDSIDTDAPNRSVR
- a CDS encoding 23S rRNA (pseudouridine(1915)-N(3))-methyltransferase RlmH, producing the protein MKLVAVGKLKAGPELALFERYAARLRPALLVQEVPAARGSVIEQKRREAELLLAACPDNAFVVVLDEGGRLFDSPSFSKALTSWQESGRPIHFVIGGAEGLERSVLERADAVMSFGAMTWPHMLVRIMLAEQVFRAQAIATNHPYHKTSRPV
- the rsfS gene encoding ribosome silencing factor, translated to MPGSGRGVKVITTSSEHDTDLNGAAPKKASTARKKAVAAGPQKNAQRVEAVEPDTLTKMLGVIIESLEEDKAEDIVTIDLTGRANFADRMVIATGFVDRQIAAMAHHIDKKLAEIGFKRILVEGANGSDWVLLDAGYVVVHLFKPESREMYGLEKMWGSDLDAVEAELPVGKDGEAS
- a CDS encoding nicotinate-nucleotide adenylyltransferase, with product MGLLGGSFNPAHYGHIEVAKCALKALGLDQVWLMVSPGNPLKPRDGMASFSARLASARRLADGRRIRVTDIESRLGQRYTYKTVVELQRRFPHVSFVWIMGADGLAQFHRWRDWRRLAERIPVAVVPRPGSFGSALHGPAASVLRHKRKPFRQAKLLSQPDACGWSFLSAPQNDISATALRESGQVCPDPDEE
- the ychF gene encoding redox-regulated ATPase YchF, translating into MGFNCGIVGLPNVGKSTLFNALTETAAAQAANYPFCTIEPNTGRVAVPDKRLDVLTQIGGSQRSIPTSLEFVDIAGLVRGASRGEGLGNQFLANIREVDAIIHVLRCFEDDDITHVEGGVDPVRDAEIIETELMLADLESLEKRQTNLQKRARGNDREAQAQLELMEPLIVALRDGRPARTAVPEGQEKEAARLQLLTTKPVLYVCNVEESAASEGNKHSESVRKRAEAEGAAMVIVSAAIEAEVSQLPHEDRGDFLEGLGLHDSGLDRVIAAGYKLLGLKTYFTVGPKEARAWTITEGTRAPQAAAVIHNDFERGFIACETVAYNDYVNFKGEAGAKENGKLRIEGKEYVVEDGDVLLFRFNV
- a CDS encoding FMN-dependent NADH-azoreductase; this encodes MTKLLHIDSSILGDHSTGRALTADVVAHFRAKEANLEVTHRDLVAQPLPHLDMELFSQFGKDIPADAPRRDEHVQSAEVLAEFEAADIVVIAAPLYNFGVPSQLKSWIDRLMIAGRTFRYVPTGIEGLIGQKKIVIVATRGGIYEENTPAAAFEHETSYLKAVFASLGQEVTAIIAEGLARNGGANRDAILAAAKDKIAAL
- the dapB gene encoding 4-hydroxy-tetrahydrodipicolinate reductase, with protein sequence MTDLRIGIAGITGRLGSLCAEEAGTALSGGTSRHPVPEKNITSSPDELAKRSDVIIDVSNAATIAEHAKCFSQNNCAWVIGTTGLDNAAQDAIKEASTRIPVLQAANFSPALTVFLDLARQISAALPSYDAEIVETHHRQKLDAPSGTALAIGEAVAQGRGLSLKDVARTDQNGRRPDNAIGFASLRGGQVIGAHDLLLLAADEEITLSHRALDRRVFARGALHAARWLATKKPGLYSMADTLKNE
- the metK gene encoding methionine adenosyltransferase, coding for MRNYGDFLFTSESVSEGHPDKVADRISDTVLDAYLEADPEARVACETMVTTNRVVLAGEVRGPKSVEDTLIDRAREAIKDIGYDQEGFSWKHADITSYLHAQSADIAQGVDSADNKDEGAGDQGIMFGFATRETEQLMPAPLFYAQTILERVRDYRKNGDARGVGLLPDAKSQVTLRYVDGKPVGATSVVISTQHVEGMSQHTIRETLRDVVREVLPEGWMCPEDEFYVNPTGNFVIGGPDGDAGLTGRKIIVDTYGGAAPHGGGAFSGKDPTKVDRSAAYAARYLAKNVVAANLADRCTIQLSYAIGVSKPLSVYVDLDNTGKDIDEARLGAILNELVDLSPRGIRKHLRLNRPIYTPTSAYGHFGRTPDAALDNFTWEQADLVDALRNAFNR
- a CDS encoding electron transfer flavoprotein-ubiquinone oxidoreductase, whose protein sequence is MTEIERDEMEFDVVVVGGGPAGLSAAIHLKQISPDLNVCLIEKGSEIGAHIVSGAVIEPRSLEELLPNWRETNAPLRTEVSEEQVLFLTEKRAFPIPGLNLVMPHMANHGNYVVSLGEVCRWLGEQAEALGVEIYPGFSGAQLHIEDGCVTGIITGDMGIERDGSQGPNFTPGMILRARQTILTEGTRGSLSAHAMQHFNLRDGVETQTYGLGIKEVWEIPEENHRPGFVQHSFGWPLDNSTYGGAWLYHFGKNLVSYGFVTGLDYQNPHLSPFEEMQRTKNHPAFKKHFEGGKRIIYGARALSEGGVQSIPRLTFPGGVLAGDSAGFVNVPKIKGTHTAMKSGMLAAEAVADALNNNEQQAHSLEDRLRASWLWDELHGVRNIRPAFAKWGAKVGALYAGIDSMLLRGRAPWTLHHPHADHETLRLATKTSPIAYPKPDNKLTFDRVSSVFLSGTNHEENQPIHLKLRDQSVWGPVNHTLYDSPESRYCPAGVYEQEQKTPDQWDLRINAQNCVHCKTCDIKDPTQNIEWCTPEGSGGPNYPVGM